Sequence from the Candidatus Hepatoplasma crinochetorum Av genome:
ACCTTATATGGATAAACGAACAGTACAATTACATTATGAAAATCATCATGGTGGTTATGAAAGAAATCTTTTAACAAAAATCAAAGATGTTGGTTTTGAAAGAAGATATCCTACACTAGAAGATTTAATGCGTAATTATCAAAAAATTGATAATCCAGAAATAAGAATTGCCGTTCGTGAATTTGGTGGTGGTTTAATAAATCATAATTTTTTATGAACTATTTTAAAACCTAAGGTTCAATTAAAAGATGGAAATTTAAAAAACGCAATTGAAAAAGAATGAGGAAGTTTTGATAAATTTAAAGATGAATTTACAAGAGAAGTAAAAAATCTTTTTGGATCAGGATGAGTTTGATTAGTAAAAAGAAAAAATGGTTCTTTAAAAATCATTAAAACTTTTAATCAAGATAATCCTTGATTTTTAAAATTTACACCAATCATGGCGATTGATCTTTGAGAACATTCTTATTATTTAAAATATAATAGTGATCGAATGGGATATCTTGATAATTATTGAAATACAATAAATTGAGATCAAGCAGAAGAATATTACAATTCTTAAGATTAATAAAAAAAGCACAATTATGTGCTTTTTTATTTTATCTAAATAGTGAAAATATTTATTTATTTTAAAATATATAATTTTTTTATGGAAAGAGATAAAATGAAAATATATATGTACATTGATGAATCTGGAGTTTTACATAAAAATGACTATTATAATATTTTTTTATTCGGAGGAATATGTTTTATAAATGAAAATTTAAGAAATAAATGTAAATGGGAATATGGAAAAAGAGAATTAGAAATAAAAAATAAATATCCAAATAATAAAGAATTAAAAGGAAATACTTTAAAAAATAAACATAAAAAATATCTTTATAGTATATTAAATGGAGAGAAAACTTTTATTGGAAAAGTTAATATAAATAAATTAAAAGAAATTGATTGACAAAGAAAAAAATCAATTCAAAAATATAAAGATTGATTTTTAATGATGTTAATTAAAGAACAAGTAAATAATTTAATTATAAAAAAAGAAATAAATGTAAATGAAAAAAATATTTTTCACATTTTTGTTGATAATCAAAATATTTCAATAGATGAAAAAAATAATTTAACAAAAAAAATTAATCAAGAATTTTTTAAAGGAAAATATAATAATAAAAAAGAATTTATCAAACCAATTTTTAATCAATTCGGAAAAATAAAAGTAAAATATGTTAATTCTGAAACTAATGAATTAATAAGAGCTGCTGATATATTATGTAATAATAAATTTAATAAAATCAAGGAAGAAAAATCGATTGAAGGAAAACACGTAATTTTTTCTCACCCCTAATTAAAATAAAATTAATTTTTAAATGGACATTTATATTATATTTTTATTTAATTGTGTTAGAATTAATTTACAGTTAAGTTTATTAAAAACTGTTTGATATTTAAGTAATGAATTTTTTGGTTTAACCGTAATCTAAGTACGGCATCTTAAATAGGAAAATTACCTTGATTGGTAATTTTTTTTATTTAAAATTTAAAATCAGAAAAGTATTTATGTAATGCTTTATATTCTTTTTTTGCTTTTTTAGGATCTTTTTGATATATATTAAAATAAATTCTTAAAATTGGTTCTGTTCCCGAAGGTCTCAAACATATAAAACTATAATCATTAAAATATAAAAAAACAATATTTTGTTTTGGATATTTTTCATTTTCGATACGCATATCTATTATTTTTGTAATTTTTATATTTAAAATCTTATGATTTTTTTTATTTGTGAAAATATCTAAAAAACGATTTAAATCAAAATTATCTTTTAATTTATGTGTGGTTTGCTTCATTACAAAATATCCATGTTTTTTTTGTAATGAATCTAATATTTCAATTAAATCAGTTCCTTTTTCTTGATAGTATTTTACCATCTCTAAAATTAAAATTAAATTTTGAAAAGAATCTTTATCTTTAGTCATCATATTAATTGTCGCCCCATTAGATTCTTCTCATACATATAAACATTTATTTTGATTATTTTCTTTTTCTTTTACAATTTTGAATAATTCTTTAAAACCAGTAAGTGATTTATAAACTTTGACATTTTTTTCTTGTAACAAAAAATCAGCAAAATTAGAAGTAACTATTGATCTTACTACAAAATAATTGTATTTTTTAAGATTTTCTCTTTCAAGTAAATAATTAATTGATAAAATAGAAATTTCATTTCCTGAAAATATTTTTCATTTTTTTGCTTTTTTTAAAGCCACACCAAATCGATCACCATCAGGATCTACCGCAAAAATTAAATCAACATTATTTTTTTCACTTTCTTTTATCGCTAATTTAAAAGATTTTTCAGCTTGTGGATTTGGAACTTTTGAATTTGTAAAATTAGGATCAAAACTTTCTTGTTCTTTTACTAAATAATAATCAACACCCATTTTCTTTAAAACCATTTCTGCAATATTTAAACTAGCTCCATGATGATTTGTAAATGTTAATTTTAAATTCTTATAATTATTTAAATGCTTTTCAAAGCCAATTTCATCTAAAAGTTTTTTTATATAAAATTCATAATATTTATGATCTAAAAATAAAAGATCGTTTTCACTATCCTCTAAATTAAAATCATATTTTTCTTTTTTAAAAAAATAATTAATTTTATCAATAATATCTTGATCTATCTGCTTTCCAATTGAATCATAAAATTTAAGTCCACTATATTCAGGAGGATTATGAGAAGCAGTAAAATTAATTCCTCCAATAAAATTATAATTTGCAATTAAAAAAGATAAAAAAGGTGTTGTTTCCAATTGATTATTATAAGGAAGATAAGCTTTTACTCCAAGTTTTTTAGCAACATTAAAAGCAATTGTAGAAAAATAAAGATTATCTTTACGATTATCCTTAAAGATTAAAATCTTTGATTCTTTTACATTCTTTTCACCATAAATTGCAAAAAGAGCTAATAAATAACTTTTTACATATTTTGCAACAACATATTTATTAATAAAAGAAGGACCTAATCCTCTTTTTGCTCTTATTCCTGCTGTTCCAAAATTTAATTTATGATTAAAAGCTTCGTTTATTTTTTTTTCTGATAAATTTTTTAAAATTAGTTTTTCTTTTATATTTAAATTTTCTAATCATTCAGAATATTCTTTATTCATAATTATTTCCTATTAAAATAAATATATTTTATTTCTTAAATTATATGAAATATAGATAGATTAAATCATTTTTTTTATTTTTTGATAATTAATCATTTTTTGTTGATAATTCAAATTTTTTCTTTTATAAATTATAAAATATCTCTTAGAATCATCTAATAATTTATCTTCTATAATTTTTTGTAATTTTAATCCATGCTTTTGATAAAATAAATTGTCAATTTTCTCTAATTCTTTTTCGTAATTTTTTCCTTTATAAAAAACACTTATTTTATTTTTTTTAAGAAGAAAAGTACTTATTTCTAAAAGTAATATTAATGGTGCTACAGCACGAGCTAATACTAAATCAATTTTTTCTTCCAAATAATTTAAATTTTCGATTCGTTCGTTTATAATTTCAATATTTTTTAAATCTAATTTTTTACTAATATAATTTAATCAATCTGTTTTTTTATGAGAAGAATCAACTAATATAAATTTAATATTAGGATAAATAATAGCAAGTAAAAGTCCTGGAAATCCTCCTCCAGTTCCAAAATCTAAAGCAATTTTTACTTTCTCAAATATTTTTAAATTTATAATCAAAAGAGAGTCATAAATATTTTTATCTACAAATTGTTTGTAATCTTTTATTCCTGTAAGATTAACTTTTTGATTATAAATATAAATTTCTTTTACAAAATTAAATATTTTTTTTACTGCTTCTTCATTTAAATTAAATTTTGAAAGAACATCGTATAATATTTTTTTTTCATTCATTTTTATCTATTATAAATTTTAAAATAAAATATAAATTCTTAATTTAAAATTAATTTTCTTTTTTATAATTTATTTTAAATAATTCTATTTACTATAAATAGTTCAATCTGGAATTCAAGGATATAAAAAATTCAATCCTTCTGTAGATGGAACACTATAGGAATCGGAAAAAGTATTAGAAGCCTTTTCAATAATAATATTCCCATCTTGATCTATAGGTTGTTTTTCAATTGCATAAGCTACAAAATCAAAGAAATCATAATCATTAATATTAGAATCATATTCTTTTAATAAAATAGAAAAGGCTTGATTTAAATCATTAGAAGGAACAAAATTAAGACCATCATTTTGATAATTACCAATAAAAATAGAACCATATTCAAGAGGATCTTGATCTGTATAATAATAACTTGAATTTTTACCATCTACATAAAATAAATCAGAATTTGGATCTAAAAAATATTGATCAATTTCTTGATTTGTTTTTGCCGATAAATCACTATTTATATCATCTGGATTACTTTCTTTTCAACCTCCATCTTCTTTATTGGTTGAAATTTCATCATAATATTTTTGTTCTACTTCTTGATTTGAAATTTCATAATCATTAATAAAATTATCATCTTGATTATAAGTTAAAATAAATTTATCAATGTACCATAATCCAAGTTTTGTTGCTTCCTCAATATTTTTAGTAGCAGAACCCAATACAGAATTATCTGATCCAGGAAATTGTTTTGTTGCATCAACATCAACCCCAATTACTTTATATTGATTATTTTTATTTGTATCATTTTCTTGCTCTACTAAATTAATAGTATCAACTAATTGTCCTCCATTTACAGGAAAAATTACTTTAGTATTATTATCAATTAGCCTTGTTGTAATTGTTCTTCCATCACCTACATTAAATGAACCAGAAAATCAATCCCCAGTGCTTTTTTGTGATGTTTTACTTGAGTAATTTGGTTCATTTCCATATTGATTTATTAGATGAACATAATCAGATGAATAAGAAGATGAATAAAGCAAAGCGTTTTGATTTGTTTTATTATGCTCTAAATCATATCCTAATATTTGATAATTAAATCAATTTATTGCTTGTTCATATCCAGACATAAAATCAAATACTGTAGAAAATTGTTGTCCTCCATAAGTAGATACATTATTTTGCAAATTATCATCAAGAGCAGTAATATAAACTGAAGCAGCTAAACCAGCAATAAATCCTGCTTGTTCGCTTTCAAAACGAAAAGAAACAACATTACGAGCAATTCTTCCATCATAATTTGCATCATCTACAATTAAAAATCAATCATCTTTATATTTAGGATCAAACATTACACCATTATCATCTCTTGTTGATGTTGCATAATTTGTAGATCCTAATAATGAATCTATTACATTATATCCAGCAGAAGTAATTATTTTTGTTCCATTATCATAACTATAAGTAATATTTTTTTGATATTCACTTGTATTATCAATTTCATTTGGCACAACTTCTCCTACTTCTTCGTTAAACATTTTTCCATAGTCAATTGTGGCCTCAATTATAGTTTGATTAAAACCCCGATCATTTTTAAAAGGAGAATTAGGCATAACCATTATTTTTTGAAATCCTGGTGTAATTCCAGTTTTATAATTTATAAAATAACCCGTAAAAAATAATAATAATACAAGAAAAATAACAATTAATAAACTAATTATTGATGTGAATGTTTTGCGATGACTTTCAATTCATTTTTTCATTTTGTATCTCTATTTTAACGCATATCCTTTTTAAATGGCTTTCCTGCACTTGATGGTCCATTGCTTTTTGCTTTAAATATCACAAGAACAATTAGCGGCAAAATAAATGGAATTGTATGAGCTAATTCTGAAGATATTCCTATATCTATTTCAGATACAACAGCTACTAAAACTGAGAATAATAATGAAAAAGAAGTAATTCCAATAATTGTTCATTGTCCAAGAATTAAGATTGCAAGTGATAAATATCCTGAACCATTTACAGTACCAGAAAATGAATCGAGATTAGCAACAAAAATTGCTCCTGCCATTCCTGATAAAAATCCTGCTGTCATAACGGAAAATCATCTTGTTTTTTTTACTGAAATCCCTGCTGTTTCAAGAGCATAAGGATTTTCTCCTGAGGCTTTTAATCTTAAACCATAATTTGTTTTATGAAAGAAGAAAGTAAAAAACAATAAAATAAGAACTGTAACAATAGTCATTATGATAACAAATGAATCCATATTTCCTGATCAAGAACTGGAATGACCAACATCACTAATTGTTGTTCCTCCATTTGGAATTGCAAACATCACTAAAAGTGAAAATGCTGGAGCAATCATATTCAATGCTGTTCCTGTAATTACATGATCAGAAAGTAAATTTATTGTAAAAAAACAAAGTAAAGTAGCATAAAGCATAGAAAATAAACCAGCAAAAATTAAAGCTAAATAAGAGCTAAATCAATCTAAGCTTTCTTCAAAACCATTTATTTGAAAAAATAAGGTAAAAATAAGTCCACCCATAATCATTTTTCCATCTAATGCAATATTTACAATTCCTGATTTTTCTGATAATAAACCAGCAAGTGATCCTAATGAATAAATTGAAAAAAATGCTAATAATTCTGTAAAAAATAAAGCTCCTGAACTATTCACTATTGCCTCCTTTATCTACTTTTTCTTCATGTTTATTTTTCTTTCTATTTTTCATTTTTAAATATTGTTGTTTATAAACAGTATTTGCCTTTTTGCCTTTTTCTAAAGCAATTATTTTGTATTCTTTTTGTTTTTTTTGATCTTTATATTGATTTTCAGTTTCAATTGTTTTATCTTTTTTCATATCCTTGGTATTAGTTTTTTGTTCTAATTTTACCTCTTGTTTTTTATTAATTCAATTAACAATTTTTGTTTGAGGAGAATAAATTAAAAAGTAATTTGCTCCAGAAATAAATAGAACAATTATTCCCATAATAAAGTCAACAATATTTTCATCACTATAAACATTAAGATAAACTTTTGCATTTTCAAAAAGCGAAATAAATAAAGAACCAAATACTGCTCCAATTGGATTATTAAAACCAATTAAAGCAATTGTAATTCCATTAAATGGTTCTAAAGGAAGATCATTTCCAACCACAGGAAGACTTTGATTTGTACCAAGATAAAAAGTTGCCCCTGCAAGTCCTGAAAGTGCTCCTGAAAGAGCCATTGCTTTATATATTTCACTTTTATAATTTATTCCTGAATATAAACTAATATCTTCTGAACTTGCAATAATTCCTTGCTTTATTCCAAAAGAAGTTTTTGAATATAAAAACCAAATTAATGGAACAATAATAACTAATAAAATAATCCCAATATTTATTGTAGAACCAGGAAATAAATTTGTAAGTCAATCAAATCTTAAAGAATTGGAAGGATCAATATTCATTGGAACCGATCCTCCATTAAATAAATAAGGAGCATTAATAGGATTTCGAAAATAACGATAAATTCAAAAGACAATTCAATTTAACATTATTGAAGAGACAACTATATTAATATTGTATCGATTCTTTAAAAAGGCAATTAATAAAGCAATAAATATCCCAGTAGCAACAGGAATTAATATCGAAAACATTACACCTATTCTTCCAGGCCAAAGAACAAGGGCAGCAAAAAGATAACCAAATAATCCCCCTGCAACCATTTGTGCAAAAATTCCAATATTAAAAATCTTAGCACGAAAAGAAACCAAAGCTCCTAAACCTATAAAAGTCATTCAAGTAAAAACAGAAAGGAAATTTCCAAATTCTTTCAGACTTGAAAAATTTCCTTCTCATGTTGCTGTAAATAAAGTAAGAGGATTATAACCAAATATTGCAATAATAACCATTCCAATATAAAGTCCGATGAAAATGATAATTAATGAAATAATTAATTTTTGATTTATATGAAATTTTCTTTTTTCTTTTTTATTTACTTGTTTTTTTGTTGTCATCTAAATTACCTTTATAACTAAACCTCACCAACAAACATTTTTGATATTTTATTTAAATCATAATTTCTTGGATCTATTATATTTACAATTTTTCCTTTATATAAAATTGCGATTCGATCACAAACAGAAATAAGTTCACTTATTTCTAAAGAATAAAGAAGTGTTGCTTTTTTGGGGGAATTATTAATAATTTCTGTATAAATATGTTTAATTGATTTTATATCTAATCCTCTTGTTGGATGTCCAGCAAGAAGCAATTTATGTTCTTTTAATATTTCTCTTGCAATTACAAATTTTTGCTGATTACCTCCTGATAAATTTCTAATTTCGATATTTAAATTATTTGCTCCATCAACATTCATTTTTTTAATTAATTTATCAGTTCAATCATAAATAGCTTTATTATTAATAATTAAATTTTTCCCTTTTGGATTTTTATAATTATCTTGATTCTTTTTTCCTTCAAAATAAAATTTAGCAAATTTTTGATCATTAAAATTAGTAATAATAGAATTGAAAGCTAGACTACGATCAGCAATAATTCCATGTTTAAAACGATCAATTGGGATATGACTAATAAATTGATTTCTTGTTTTAATTTTAAAATCTTTGATATTTTGATTTTGAAAAGATATTATTGAATCTTTTGTTGGTTTTTTTATTCCTGCAATACAATTAAAAATTTCTTCTTGTCCATTTCCTTCAATTCCTGCAAGACCGAAAATTTCACCTTCTTTGATATCAAAAGAAATATTATCTACGGCCTTAAATCCTTTTTTTGTAATATAAGTTAAATTTTTAACTTCTAATAATTTTTTTTCGATCGGAGAATTTTTCTTAAATTCTAAAATTACTTTTGTTCCTACCATCATTTTTGCAATTTCTTCAATTGTAATTTTTTTTGTATTTTTTTCTAAAGCAATTAAATTACCTTTTTTAAGAATAGCAATATTATCAGCAATTGTTTTAACTTCTTGTAATTTATGAGATATAAATAAAATTGTTTTATTAGCTTCTTTTAATTTTTTGATCAAACTTAAAAGAGAATTTATTTCATCAATTGATAATGTTGCTGTTGCTTCATCAAAAATAATTACTTCTTTTTCTACTCAAAGAGTTTTTAAAATTTCTACTTTTTGACGATCACCAACACTTAATTTTGATACTAATTGATCAGGATTTAAATTAATTCCGTATCTTTGTGTAATTGCTTCAAATCTTTGATAATATTTTTTATAATTTAAAATTCCATATTTTGAAGAATTTCTTGTTTTCAAGTCAATTTTTAAAAAATCTAATTCTTTTCTTAATTCTTCTATTTGTAAAACTGATTTTGTTTTTAATTTTAAAACTTCTTTTTCAAGATTTAAAATTTCCAAATTTAAACTTTCTCTTGATTTTTCTTCTTGTTTTAAATTTTGTTTTATTTTATTAATTTTTTGTTCTTTTTTTGTTTTACTAATCTTGTATTTTAATTTATTACTATTTTCAATATTTTTAATTTTTTGTTCTATTTTACTAATATTTAATTTATTTCGATATCTTAAAAAACGCTTATTACGTAAAATTATTTTTAAATTATAATATTCTTCAAATTGTTCTTTTTTGCTTTTATTTTTATAAAAAAAAGAATTATATTTTTCTTCTAATTGCGAAATTCTTTCTTCATGAATTTCCTTTTCATCTAAAGAAATAGATAATTCTTCTTGTCCTAAAATAATATTTTCAAGTACAGTAAATTTTTCAACAAGATGGAAATGTTGATGAACCATTCCGATTCGATGCTTTTTAGCCGCACCTGATTGATACATATCACAAACTTTGCCATCAATTTTAATTTCACCAGTATCTTGTTTATATAAACCAAATAATATAGAAGTAAGCGTCGATTTACCCGAACCATTTTCACCGACAAGTGCTGTGACTTTTGATGGTTCTATTCCAAGGTTAATATTGTTGTTTGCAACAATTTTTCCATTTAAAAATTTTTTAGTGATATTTATAAATTCAAATTTATAAATAAGATTATTTTTTTCTTTATTTTGCATAAAATTTTTAAATTTTTTAACTTATTCTATTTTAAGTTATTTTTATTGTAATATAAATTTTTGAAAATCTTCAATTATTTTAAAAAATAATTATTAATTTTAAAATTAAAAAATTCAAATTAATAATCAAATTAAAATTAATTTTTTATTTAAATTTAATTAAAATTTAATTAAAGGGAATTAAATATTAAATGAAAGAGCAAATATCAATAAATGAAAATGAAAATCAATATTTAAAAGAATTTATAGGAAAAATTATTAATTTTAATAATAAGATTAATGAGAGTTTAAAATTAATAGATGATAGATTATTTTTTGATGGTTTATTAAAAAAAGAAATATTTTTAAATATGAATAAAAAAACAGAAGAAGAAATAAAAAGTTTAAAAAATTGAAATAAAAATAATTTTTTAAATAAAAAAATAAATCAATGAATCAAAGAATCAATTTTAAATGTAAACAAATATTTTGATCTTATTGAAATAAAAGTAAAAGAAATATTAGAAAAGATAGGTAATAAAATTACAAGTTTAAATTATCTTGATGAATCATATCCTTATCGAAAAAATTCAAAATTATGAAAATACGATCTTATTTCTACAGAAGTTTTTAATAATATAAATGAATATGATTTTTATATTAAAATTCATTCAGAAGAATTAAATTATTATTTACAAGAACTTAAATTATTGAAAAATGATTTATTAAATTGAATTAAAGAAGTAAAAATAGAAAAAATAATAGATTCAGAAAAATTTAAAAAAAGTATAAATAATTTAATTTTTCTTATTTAAAAAATTCATAAGAATAATAATATCAGAAGGAGATATTCCAGAAATATTTTTTGCTTGATGAATTGTAGAAGGTTTAAATTCTGTTAATTTTTCTTTTGCTTCTTTTGATAAATTTAAAATATCTTGATAGTTAAAATCATCTTGTATTTTTAAATTTTGATATTTTAAATATTTTCTAACTTCAATTTCTTGTTTTTTAATATACCCTTCAAATTTTATTTCCACTTCTAAATGTTTTTTTTCTTCAATTGTTAAATCAAAAAAATCTTTAAGTTTTAAAGTTAAAATTTTATCAATATCAAAAATTGATATTTCTGGTCTTTTTAAAAGATTAATAATTGGAAAAGTATTTTCCTTAATTGAAATTTTTTTATTTTTTAGTAACTCATCTATTTCTTGTTCTTTTTTTGTTACTTTTAAATTAGTTATCTTTAAAATTAGATTATCAATTTTTGCGATTCTTTTTTTTCATAAATCATAAGTATTATTATCAATTAAAGAATTTTTATAAGCTTTCTTATAAAGTCTTCTTATTGCATTATCACTTCTTAATAACAAACGATACTCAGCACGAGAAGATAATAATCTATAAGGATCATTAATTCCTTTTGAAGTTAAATCATCTATCATAACCCCAATATATCCTTCATTACGATCTAATACAAAAGGTGATTTTTTATTAATTTTATTTGCAATATTTGCAGCAGCAACTAAACCTTGAGCAGCAGCTTCTTCATATCCACTTGTTCCATTTATTTGACCAGCAGTATATAAATTAGGAATTTTTTTTAATTCTAATGTTTGTTTTAGTTGAATAGGATTTAAAGAATCATATTCAATTGCATAAGCATGCTTTGCAATTTTTACTTTTTCAAGACCTGGTAAAGTTTTTAAAAATTTATCTTGTATATCTTTTGGAAGTGAAGAAGATAAACCAGAAAGATAAATTGTATCTAAATTTTCTGATTCTAATTCTAAAAAAACTTGATGATGATCTTTTTGATAAAATCTTTTAATTTTATCTTCAATTGAAGGACAATATCTTGGTCCAATTCCTGTAATTTCCTCAGAATATAAATAAGATTTATCAAGATTATCTCTAATAATCTTATGAGTTTTTTGATTTGTATATAAAATTCAAGCAGGAATATTTTGATAATCTTTAGTAATTAATCTTTTTTCGGAAAAATATATAGGATCATTTGATCCTGGTTCTATTTTTAATTTATCAAAATTAATACTATCTTTAAATACACGAGGAGGAGTTCCTGTTTTAAGTCTTAAAAGTTGCAAATTAAATTTTTTAAATTGTAAAGAAACACCACTTGTTGTTTTTAAATTATTTGGTCCTGATCGATAAATATCAGTTCCTTGCATTATTTTTGAATCTAAAAAAGTTCCTGTACATATAAGAATATAGTTAGCTTTAATATATTTATTTTTCTTTGTATTTACTCCATTTAATTTATTCTTTGCATCAAAAGATAAATCAATAACTTCATCTTCAATTAAATCTAAATATTTCATTTCAAGAATTTTTTCTTGCATTAATTTTGGATAATTTAATTTATCTACTTGTGCTCTTAAAGCTTGTACTGCCGGTCCCTTTGATTTATTTAAAATTTTTGTTTGTAATTGTGTTTGATCAGCAACAATAGGCA
This genomic interval carries:
- a CDS encoding superoxide dismutase, translating into MEYKRIKLPFKYDYLEPYMDKRTVQLHYENHHGGYERNLLTKIKDVGFERRYPTLEDLMRNYQKIDNPEIRIAVREFGGGLINHNFLWTILKPKVQLKDGNLKNAIEKEWGSFDKFKDEFTREVKNLFGSGWVWLVKRKNGSLKIIKTFNQDNPWFLKFTPIMAIDLWEHSYYLKYNSDRMGYLDNYWNTINWDQAEEYYNS
- a CDS encoding ABC transporter permease; translated protein: MNSSGALFFTELLAFFSIYSLGSLAGLLSEKSGIVNIALDGKMIMGGLIFTLFFQINGFEESLDWFSSYLALIFAGLFSMLYATLLCFFTINLLSDHVITGTALNMIAPAFSLLVMFAIPNGGTTISDVGHSSSWSGNMDSFVIIMTIVTVLILLFFTFFFHKTNYGLRLKASGENPYALETAGISVKKTRWFSVMTAGFLSGMAGAIFVANLDSFSGTVNGSGYLSLAILILGQWTIIGITSFSLLFSVLVAVVSEIDIGISSELAHTIPFILPLIVLVIFKAKSNGPSSAGKPFKKDMR
- the rsmG gene encoding 16S rRNA (guanine(527)-N(7))-methyltransferase RsmG codes for the protein MNEKKILYDVLSKFNLNEEAVKKIFNFVKEIYIYNQKVNLTGIKDYKQFVDKNIYDSLLIINLKIFEKVKIALDFGTGGGFPGLLLAIIYPNIKFILVDSSHKKTDWLNYISKKLDLKNIEIINERIENLNYLEEKIDLVLARAVAPLILLLEISTFLLKKNKISVFYKGKNYEKELEKIDNLFYQKHGLKLQKIIEDKLLDDSKRYFIIYKRKNLNYQQKMINYQKIKKMI
- a CDS encoding ATP-binding cassette domain-containing protein, producing the protein MQNKEKNNLIYKFEFINITKKFLNGKIVANNNINLGIEPSKVTALVGENGSGKSTLTSILFGLYKQDTGEIKIDGKVCDMYQSGAAKKHRIGMVHQHFHLVEKFTVLENIILGQEELSISLDEKEIHEERISQLEEKYNSFFYKNKSKKEQFEEYYNLKIILRNKRFLRYRNKLNISKIEQKIKNIENSNKLKYKISKTKKEQKINKIKQNLKQEEKSRESLNLEILNLEKEVLKLKTKSVLQIEELRKELDFLKIDLKTRNSSKYGILNYKKYYQRFEAITQRYGINLNPDQLVSKLSVGDRQKVEILKTLWVEKEVIIFDEATATLSIDEINSLLSLIKKLKEANKTILFISHKLQEVKTIADNIAILKKGNLIALEKNTKKITIEEIAKMMVGTKVILEFKKNSPIEKKLLEVKNLTYITKKGFKAVDNISFDIKEGEIFGLAGIEGNGQEEIFNCIAGIKKPTKDSIISFQNQNIKDFKIKTRNQFISHIPIDRFKHGIIADRSLAFNSIITNFNDQKFAKFYFEGKKNQDNYKNPKGKNLIINNKAIYDWTDKLIKKMNVDGANNLNIEIRNLSGGNQQKFVIAREILKEHKLLLAGHPTRGLDIKSIKHIYTEIINNSPKKATLLYSLEISELISVCDRIAILYKGKIVNIIDPRNYDLNKISKMFVGEV
- a CDS encoding BMP family ABC transporter substrate-binding protein, with protein sequence MKKWIESHRKTFTSIISLLIVIFLVLLLFFTGYFINYKTGITPGFQKIMVMPNSPFKNDRGFNQTIIEATIDYGKMFNEEVGEVVPNEIDNTSEYQKNITYSYDNGTKIITSAGYNVIDSLLGSTNYATSTRDDNGVMFDPKYKDDWFLIVDDANYDGRIARNVVSFRFESEQAGFIAGLAASVYITALDDNLQNNVSTYGGQQFSTVFDFMSGYEQAINWFNYQILGYDLEHNKTNQNALLYSSSYSSDYVHLINQYGNEPNYSSKTSQKSTGDWFSGSFNVGDGRTITTRLIDNNTKVIFPVNGGQLVDTINLVEQENDTNKNNQYKVIGVDVDATKQFPGSDNSVLGSATKNIEEATKLGLWYIDKFILTYNQDDNFINDYEISNQEVEQKYYDEISTNKEDGGWKESNPDDINSDLSAKTNQEIDQYFLDPNSDLFYVDGKNSSYYYTDQDPLEYGSIFIGNYQNDGLNFVPSNDLNQAFSILLKEYDSNINDYDFFDFVAYAIEKQPIDQDGNIIIEKASNTFSDSYSVPSTEGLNFLYPWIPDWTIYSK
- a CDS encoding ABC transporter permease — its product is MTTKKQVNKKEKRKFHINQKLIISLIIIFIGLYIGMVIIAIFGYNPLTLFTATWEGNFSSLKEFGNFLSVFTWMTFIGLGALVSFRAKIFNIGIFAQMVAGGLFGYLFAALVLWPGRIGVMFSILIPVATGIFIALLIAFLKNRYNINIVVSSIMLNWIVFWIYRYFRNPINAPYLFNGGSVPMNIDPSNSLRFDWLTNLFPGSTINIGIILLVIIVPLIWFLYSKTSFGIKQGIIASSEDISLYSGINYKSEIYKAMALSGALSGLAGATFYLGTNQSLPVVGNDLPLEPFNGITIALIGFNNPIGAVFGSLFISLFENAKVYLNVYSDENIVDFIMGIIVLFISGANYFLIYSPQTKIVNWINKKQEVKLEQKTNTKDMKKDKTIETENQYKDQKKQKEYKIIALEKGKKANTVYKQQYLKMKNRKKNKHEEKVDKGGNSE
- a CDS encoding DUF3800 domain-containing protein; its protein translation is MERDKMKIYMYIDESGVLHKNDYYNIFLFGGICFINENLRNKCKWEYGKRELEIKNKYPNNKELKGNTLKNKHKKYLYSILNGEKTFIGKVNINKLKEIDWQRKKSIQKYKDWFLMMLIKEQVNNLIIKKEINVNEKNIFHIFVDNQNISIDEKNNLTKKINQEFFKGKYNNKKEFIKPIFNQFGKIKVKYVNSETNELIRAADILCNNKFNKIKEEKSIEGKHVIFSHP